The following proteins are co-located in the Poecile atricapillus isolate bPoeAtr1 chromosome 2, bPoeAtr1.hap1, whole genome shotgun sequence genome:
- the TMEM158 gene encoding transmembrane protein 158: MLPLLFPALLAACLPPCQGWSPSAASSGQEEQEQELFLPPANSSSRSLASLEMDLDGAASKEEGSTDSPGTPASPSQEPFPSAPTTSGQEQQEQQQRPQPQGQPQPAEDPHCNISVQRQMLSSLLVRWSRPLGIQCDLLLFSTNSHGRAFFSAAFHRVGPPLLIEHLGLAAGGAQQDLRLCVGCSWVRSRRVGRLRGAASQPQPQPQPQPQPQPQPPAAAAAAAAAASSSSSSSSSSSSSLSYPPAAEPGQYWLQGEPLNFCCLDFSLEELKGEPGWRMNRKPIESTLVACFMTLVIIVWSVAALIWPVPIIAGFLPNGMEQRRGTAAGTATAAAAK, from the coding sequence ATGCTGCCGCTGCTCTTCCCGGCACTGCTGGCCGCCTGCCTGCcgccctgccagggctggagcccctcggCGGCTTCCAgcgggcaggaggagcaggagcaggagctcttCTTGCCTCCTGCCAATTCCTCCTCCCGCTCCTTGGCCAGCCTCGAGATGGACCTCGACGGGGCAGCGAGCAAGGAGGAAGGCAGCACCGACAGCCCGGGCACGCCGGCTAGCCCTAGCCAAGAGCCTTTCCCTTCCGCTCCCACCACCTccgggcaggagcagcaggagcagcagcagcgtcCCCAGCCGCAGGGGCAGCCGCAGCCCGCCGAGGACCCGCACTGCAACATCAGCGTGCAGCGGCAGATGCTGAGCTCGCTGCTGGTGCGCTGGAGCCGCCCGCTGGGCATCCAGTGCGacctcctgctcttctccacCAACAGCCACGGGCGGGCCTTCTTCTCCGCCGCCTTCCACCGCGTGGGGCCGCCGCTGCTCATCGAGCACCTGGGGCTGGCGGCCGGCGGCGCCCAGCAGGACTTGCGCCTCTGCGTGGGCTGCAGCTGGGTGCGGAGCAGGCGGGTCGGGCGGCTGCGGGGCGCCGCTTCCcagcctcagccccagccccagccccagccccagccccagcctcagccccccgccgccgccgctgctgccgccgccgccgcctcctcctcctcctcctcctcctcctcctcctcctcctcgcttTCCTACCCGCCGGCGGCCGAGCCCGGCCAGTACTGGCTGCAAGGGGAGCCGCTGAATTTCTGCTGCCTGGatttcagcctggaggagctgaagGGCGAGCCGGGCTGGCGGATGAACCGCAAGCCCATCGAGTCCACCTTGGTGGCGTGTTTCATGACTCTGGTCATCATCGTGTGGAGCGTGGCCGCCCTCATCTGGCCCGTGCCCATCATCGCCGGATTCCTGCCCAACGGCATGGAGCAGCGCCGCGGCACCGCCGCCGGCaccgccaccgccgccgccgccaagTAG